In Bacteroidia bacterium, one genomic interval encodes:
- a CDS encoding group III truncated hemoglobin — protein sequence MENKHDIITPDDVTLMVDTFYSAIREDDLLGPIFNNIIQDRWPEHLKKMYGFWRSILFNEPLYNGSAFEAHSQLPIEMKHFKHWLHLFEATVDNLFEGKNADTAKSRAQKIAEVFYYKIESGRGNEPQNFNPTAG from the coding sequence ATGGAAAATAAACATGACATAATTACACCTGATGATGTGACGTTAATGGTTGATACATTTTACAGTGCTATTCGCGAAGATGATTTACTGGGACCAATTTTCAATAACATCATACAAGATCGCTGGCCCGAACATTTGAAAAAAATGTATGGTTTCTGGCGTAGCATACTCTTCAACGAACCGTTATATAATGGAAGTGCATTTGAAGCACACAGTCAATTACCAATAGAAATGAAACATTTTAAACACTGGCTTCATCTATTTGAAGCAACAGTAGATAATTTGTTCGAAGGCAAAAATGCAGATACAGCAAAATCAAGAGCACAAAAAATTGCAGAAGTATTTTATTACAAAATCGAATCGGGACGTGGTAATGAGCCACAGAATTTCAATCCTACTGCCGGTTAA
- the porV gene encoding type IX secretion system outer membrane channel protein PorV translates to MRYKLLYGALSLAVLAIQNQASAQNDKANLLGQINTITTAVPFLMISPDARAGGMGDAGVASSADVNSIHWNPAKLVFADKKMGVGISYTPWLRKLVPDINLAYVSFFTKPNDVSAIGASLRYFSLGNIDFTSETGDPMGSYKPNEFAVDVAYSRKLGDEFSGGIALRYIHSSLTGGITVGGNATKAGNSVAADVSFFYKTNLEISGKDAEFGAGLAITNIGSKMSYTDKGTKDFIPINLRLGPSLKIKLNDYNELAFLVDFNKLLVPTPPVYSDSTIAGEENPIIFAGKDPNVGVAQGIFQSFGDAPGGGKEELREINIAGGLEYWYDKQFAFRAGYFYENKTKGNRKYFTLGIGLRYNIFGLDFAYLIPTEQRNPLENTLRFSLSFNFDSIKGSDGNND, encoded by the coding sequence ATGAGATATAAATTATTATACGGTGCATTATCTTTAGCAGTACTTGCTATACAAAATCAGGCATCTGCACAAAATGATAAGGCCAACTTATTAGGTCAGATTAATACCATAACCACAGCAGTTCCCTTTCTAATGATTTCTCCGGATGCCCGTGCCGGTGGTATGGGTGATGCCGGTGTTGCTTCATCAGCAGACGTTAACAGTATTCACTGGAATCCGGCCAAGCTGGTGTTTGCAGACAAAAAGATGGGTGTTGGAATTTCTTATACTCCTTGGTTGCGTAAATTAGTACCTGATATCAATCTGGCATACGTAAGCTTTTTTACCAAGCCCAATGATGTTTCTGCAATTGGTGCATCGTTACGTTATTTTTCTCTAGGAAATATTGACTTTACTTCTGAAACAGGTGATCCAATGGGCTCCTATAAGCCCAACGAATTTGCTGTTGATGTAGCCTACTCTCGAAAATTGGGAGATGAATTTAGCGGAGGTATTGCACTTCGATATATCCATTCAAGTTTAACAGGAGGAATTACAGTAGGTGGCAATGCCACTAAAGCCGGAAATTCTGTTGCAGCCGATGTTTCTTTCTTTTATAAAACCAATCTTGAAATCTCAGGAAAAGATGCAGAGTTCGGTGCAGGTTTAGCTATCACCAATATTGGATCAAAAATGTCTTATACCGATAAAGGAACTAAAGATTTTATTCCTATTAATTTGCGTTTAGGCCCTTCTTTGAAAATAAAGCTCAACGACTATAACGAGTTGGCATTTTTGGTTGATTTCAATAAACTTTTGGTGCCCACACCACCTGTTTATTCTGATTCAACAATTGCAGGTGAAGAGAATCCAATAATTTTCGCAGGTAAAGATCCAAATGTTGGCGTGGCACAAGGGATATTTCAATCTTTTGGTGATGCTCCGGGAGGAGGAAAAGAAGAGTTACGCGAAATTAATATTGCCGGAGGTTTGGAATATTGGTATGATAAGCAATTTGCATTTCGTGCAGGATATTTCTACGAAAACAAAACCAAAGGCAACAGAAAGTATTTTACTTTAGGTATTGGCTTACGCTACAATATTTTCGGTCTTGATTTTGCTTATCTTATTCCGACAGAGCAACGCAATCCATTAGAAAATACCTTACGTTTTAGCTTGTCATTCAACTTTGATTCAATCAAAGGAAGCGATGGTAATAACGATTAA
- a CDS encoding L-threonylcarbamoyladenylate synthase: MKNTSSEIFKEDIKSCLEILRHGGLIVYPTDTIWGIGCDATNDAGVEKIFKLKNRSASKSLITLVSDEAMLNRCVQNVPAVAWDIIEYSEKPVTIIYEKISTISEKAIADDGTAAIRLVKDSFCKMLIHKFGKPIISTSANLSDMSSPAVFNDIEHSILSGVDYVVKYRQQENMKHTPSSIIRILNNGEVKVIRK; this comes from the coding sequence ATGAAAAATACAAGCTCCGAAATTTTTAAAGAAGATATTAAATCCTGCCTTGAAATATTAAGACATGGCGGACTAATTGTCTATCCTACTGACACAATCTGGGGAATTGGATGCGATGCCACAAACGATGCAGGGGTAGAAAAAATATTTAAACTTAAAAACCGTAGTGCATCAAAAAGTTTGATTACCCTTGTAAGTGATGAAGCTATGTTGAATCGTTGCGTACAAAATGTTCCAGCGGTTGCATGGGATATTATTGAATACTCCGAAAAACCTGTAACAATAATTTATGAAAAAATCAGCACTATCTCAGAAAAGGCAATTGCTGATGATGGAACTGCGGCCATCAGATTGGTGAAAGATTCATTTTGTAAAATGCTGATTCATAAATTTGGAAAACCAATAATCTCCACCTCTGCAAACCTGAGCGACATGTCCTCACCGGCTGTATTTAATGACATTGAACATTCCATACTCTCAGGAGTTGACTATGTAGTAAAATACAGGCAACAGGAAAACATGAAACACACCCCATCCTCCATAATCAGGATTTTGAACAATGGCGAAGTTAAAGTTATCAGAAAATAA
- the ispF gene encoding 2-C-methyl-D-erythritol 2,4-cyclodiphosphate synthase, with protein sequence MTFRVGFGFDVHQLEPGIPFFLGGVRIEHHQGAKGHSDADVIIHAICDALLGAAALGDIGKHFPDTASEFKGIDSSILLAKVVSLLKDKSITIGNIDVSVVLEKPKIAPYIQAMREKLASVMQIELDCISIKATTNEKMGFVGREEGVAAYAVALINRQ encoded by the coding sequence GTGACTTTCAGAGTAGGTTTTGGTTTTGATGTTCATCAGTTAGAGCCTGGCATACCGTTTTTTTTAGGAGGTGTTCGCATTGAACATCATCAGGGAGCCAAAGGTCATAGCGATGCCGATGTGATTATTCATGCCATTTGCGATGCATTACTTGGTGCAGCAGCACTCGGTGACATAGGCAAACATTTTCCGGATACAGCAAGTGAATTTAAAGGAATAGATTCCTCAATTTTGTTGGCAAAAGTTGTTTCCTTATTAAAGGACAAGTCAATTACTATTGGAAATATTGATGTCAGTGTGGTATTGGAAAAGCCTAAAATTGCACCCTATATTCAGGCAATGCGAGAAAAATTAGCTTCAGTAATGCAGATTGAATTAGATTGCATTTCTATTAAGGCAACTACCAATGAGAAAATGGGTTTTGTTGGTCGTGAAGAAGGTGTAGCAGCTTACGCAGTTGCTCTTATTAACCGGCAGTAG
- a CDS encoding type IX secretion system membrane protein PorP/SprF: MIKRIVLTMIISLELAICFGQDPQFSQFYANPIYLNPAFAGSVRCPRLALNYRNQWPGLNKTFITLSASYDQHVEAISGGLGLIIMNDKAGNGTLNTTNFSGIYSYNLNISRNFSIRAGLQATYVQEKLDWDKLTFGDMIDPRYGYVFETQEVRPAEKRGFADFSAGVIGYSSKVYGGFAVHHITEPDQAFIVEGSSPLPRKYTAHVGALLPLKGASTYRGKLEGTFISPNFLYQQQQGFNQLNFGLYVIKSPIVGGLWYRGYTGKKFLSSDSFIALIGLQKDMFKFGYSYDVTVSKLNNNVTAGSHEISLGLQFECRPKKKRFKAISCPTF, translated from the coding sequence ATGATTAAGCGTATTGTACTTACCATGATTATCAGCCTGGAGTTAGCTATTTGTTTTGGCCAGGATCCGCAGTTTTCGCAGTTTTATGCCAATCCGATATATCTGAATCCTGCATTTGCCGGTTCGGTACGTTGCCCAAGGCTGGCATTGAACTACCGTAACCAATGGCCGGGTTTAAATAAAACATTCATTACATTAAGTGCTTCATACGATCAGCATGTTGAAGCCATTTCAGGTGGCTTGGGCTTAATCATCATGAATGACAAAGCTGGTAACGGAACTCTGAACACCACCAATTTCTCCGGTATCTATTCTTATAACTTAAACATTTCAAGAAATTTCTCAATTCGTGCCGGTCTGCAAGCCACCTATGTTCAGGAAAAATTAGACTGGGACAAACTGACCTTTGGCGATATGATTGATCCACGCTATGGTTATGTGTTCGAAACACAAGAAGTACGTCCTGCAGAAAAAAGAGGCTTTGCTGATTTTTCTGCCGGTGTTATAGGTTACAGCTCTAAAGTTTATGGCGGTTTTGCTGTTCATCATATTACAGAGCCCGATCAGGCATTTATTGTTGAGGGATCAAGTCCGCTACCAAGAAAATATACAGCACACGTTGGTGCTTTATTACCATTAAAAGGTGCTTCAACTTATAGAGGTAAATTGGAAGGTACATTCATTTCTCCAAACTTTCTTTATCAGCAACAGCAAGGTTTCAACCAACTCAACTTTGGACTGTATGTCATAAAATCACCCATTGTAGGTGGTTTGTGGTACAGAGGTTATACAGGTAAAAAATTTCTGTCAAGCGACAGTTTCATTGCCCTCATCGGGTTACAAAAAGACATGTTTAAGTTCGGTTATTCCTATGATGTTACCGTTTCTAAATTAAATAATAATGTTACTGCCGGATCTCATGAAATTTCTTTAGGTTTGCAGTTTGAATGCCGTCCAAAGAAAAAACGGTTCAAGGCAATAAGTTGCCCCACATTTTAG
- the porU gene encoding type IX secretion system sortase PorU: protein MKSFFALLFLIGLTYVADAQQDALIKRTYSIDWRSNVVLNGESRLNFTNCFYKPDSKMPYFSIGLPLSDNTKVADVTIENPVYESLNSMNTTDEVTSEIHPATKLSYFKGKPSLYVEFVPIRKNLVTGQIEKLVSFNLKVTSGQQSLKIGATSSQVYAANSVLASGEWYKISVTEDGVYKITYSFLKDQLKIDLTTSSPQSFRLFGNGGGILPLLNSQFRYDDLQENAVFVNDGGTAGKWDDQDYILFYGQSPVQWLFNTAQNRYYHQANYYSDSTFYFITLNGGTGSPKRIQQATSLSVTPDFVVNSFDDYQYHELDKVNFVKSGREFYGESFDINLNQSFSFTFPNILQQSVTIKTIFAGHSPGVTSSASARYLNQTLFSGTYTTGSQYTDDYAMERTTTSTFLPSAGDVVKIDFTFTPANTECIGFLNYIELLAKRALTFAGNGVTDQMFFRSMEATGAGKTAQFNIASAPAAMIVWNITDKLNVRQQIHNSGSFITQVDSTQQFLAFGGNNFLTPGAIGTVPNQNLHALPQADFIIVTHPLFEDQANRIADMHRTLDNMSVNVVRTDLIYNEFSSGAQDIAGIRNFVKMFYDRGIGNGTEPKYLLLFGDGSYDNKYRRPNNTNFIPTFESENSYSFLSSFVADDFYGLMDDNEGLCSSSEKIDIGVGRIIAQNIGEAKTVTDKTIQYASLPQSSGCPGCDGSGGTLGDWRNVVTFIADDEDGPLHVPPAESFANYINTYHKAYNIDKIYLDAYKQISTPAGQRYPDVNDAINKRVNKGSLIINYVGHGGETGWAEERVLTNDDINSWTNINKLPVFITATCEFSRWDDPARTSSGEKILLSSTGGGVALFSTTRLVFASSNEVLNRALIKFMFDDPSFRLGDIMVASKTDPGNLNLNTRNFSLLGDPALRLHYPKFSIEATQINAQPIIALNDTLSSLEKVTIAGRIVKGGQVQSDFNGFLYPTVYDKASSITMLRNDLSSPNITFKLQKNVLYKGKATVKNGEWSFTFIVPKDISYQFGFGKLSFYAENGVEDGAGYFDSIVVGGSSANIISETDGPEIKLYLNDERFAFGGTTNEKPTIVCLLSDSTGINTVGNGVGHDITAMIDGKVDPVYVLNDYYEADLDSYSSGRVAYPLSKLSEGRHTLKVKAWDILNNSSESYTEFVVASDASLALKHVLNYPNPFTTHTQFSFEYNKPCEDLDVQVQIFTISGKLVKTISKKIITPGTRIDDLTWDGRDDFGDRIGRGVYIYRVKLNTADESASETQKLVILK from the coding sequence ATGAAAAGTTTTTTTGCACTTCTTTTTTTAATAGGATTGACGTATGTTGCAGATGCGCAACAAGATGCGTTAATTAAACGCACTTATTCTATTGATTGGCGCAGTAATGTTGTTCTGAATGGCGAAAGCAGGCTTAATTTTACCAATTGCTTTTATAAACCGGACAGCAAGATGCCCTATTTCTCTATCGGCCTGCCTTTATCTGATAATACAAAAGTGGCAGACGTTACTATTGAAAATCCTGTTTATGAGTCATTAAATAGTATGAATACAACCGATGAGGTTACTTCAGAAATACATCCCGCAACAAAACTTTCTTACTTTAAAGGTAAACCGTCTTTGTATGTTGAGTTTGTTCCAATAAGAAAAAATCTTGTGACCGGTCAAATAGAAAAATTAGTCTCATTTAATTTAAAAGTGACATCTGGTCAACAAAGTCTGAAAATAGGTGCTACATCTTCACAGGTATATGCTGCAAACTCAGTTCTTGCCTCTGGTGAATGGTATAAAATTTCAGTTACTGAAGATGGTGTTTATAAAATTACATACAGCTTTCTGAAAGATCAGTTAAAAATTGACTTAACAACTTCATCGCCTCAGTCATTCAGACTATTTGGAAATGGGGGCGGCATTTTACCATTATTAAACTCTCAGTTTCGATATGATGATTTGCAAGAAAATGCTGTTTTTGTAAATGATGGAGGTACAGCAGGAAAATGGGATGATCAGGATTATATTTTATTCTATGGTCAGTCACCGGTTCAATGGCTTTTTAATACGGCACAAAACAGATACTACCACCAGGCAAATTATTATTCCGATTCAACATTTTATTTTATTACACTTAATGGAGGAACAGGAAGTCCAAAAAGAATTCAGCAGGCAACATCATTATCGGTGACACCGGATTTTGTAGTAAACAGTTTTGATGATTATCAATACCATGAACTAGATAAAGTAAATTTTGTTAAATCGGGACGTGAATTTTATGGAGAGTCATTCGATATAAATCTTAACCAGTCTTTTTCATTTACTTTTCCAAATATATTGCAGCAAAGTGTGACAATAAAAACAATTTTTGCCGGTCATTCGCCCGGTGTTACCAGTTCGGCATCGGCACGATATCTAAATCAGACCTTGTTTTCTGGTACCTATACAACGGGTTCACAATACACAGATGATTATGCAATGGAACGAACAACTACTTCAACGTTCTTACCTTCTGCCGGTGATGTGGTTAAAATTGACTTTACGTTTACTCCAGCTAATACAGAGTGCATTGGCTTCTTGAACTATATAGAATTATTGGCAAAACGTGCACTAACATTTGCAGGTAATGGTGTGACTGATCAAATGTTTTTCCGAAGTATGGAAGCTACCGGTGCCGGTAAAACGGCTCAGTTTAATATAGCTTCGGCACCTGCAGCAATGATTGTTTGGAATATCACCGACAAATTAAACGTAAGACAACAAATTCACAATAGTGGTTCGTTTATTACACAGGTTGACAGTACACAGCAATTTTTAGCTTTTGGAGGAAATAATTTTTTAACACCCGGTGCAATTGGTACTGTGCCAAATCAAAATTTACATGCTTTGCCACAAGCCGATTTCATCATCGTAACACATCCATTGTTCGAAGATCAGGCAAACCGTATTGCAGATATGCATAGAACTTTAGATAACATGTCTGTTAATGTGGTGAGAACAGATTTAATTTATAATGAATTCTCTTCGGGAGCACAGGATATTGCAGGCATACGCAATTTTGTAAAAATGTTTTATGACAGAGGAATTGGAAATGGTACTGAGCCAAAATATCTTCTTTTATTTGGCGATGGCTCCTATGATAACAAATATCGCAGACCAAACAACACCAATTTTATCCCAACCTTTGAATCTGAAAACTCTTATTCGTTTTTAAGCTCATTCGTTGCTGACGATTTTTATGGTTTGATGGACGACAATGAAGGGTTGTGTTCAAGTAGTGAAAAAATTGATATTGGTGTAGGTCGTATCATAGCACAAAACATCGGTGAAGCCAAAACGGTTACAGATAAGACAATTCAATATGCGTCATTGCCACAAAGCAGTGGTTGTCCGGGTTGTGATGGTAGTGGAGGAACATTAGGCGACTGGCGCAATGTGGTAACTTTTATTGCTGATGATGAGGATGGACCATTGCATGTGCCACCTGCAGAGTCATTCGCCAACTACATCAATACTTATCATAAAGCATATAATATTGATAAAATATATTTGGATGCATACAAGCAAATTTCAACACCTGCCGGTCAGCGTTATCCTGATGTGAATGATGCCATCAATAAGCGCGTAAACAAGGGTTCATTAATCATTAATTATGTAGGTCATGGTGGTGAAACCGGATGGGCAGAAGAACGCGTACTTACCAATGATGATATTAACTCATGGACAAATATTAATAAATTGCCGGTATTTATTACGGCAACTTGTGAATTTAGCAGATGGGACGATCCGGCAAGGACATCATCTGGCGAAAAAATATTATTGAGTTCTACAGGTGGTGGTGTGGCATTATTTTCAACAACACGTTTGGTATTTGCAAGTAGCAATGAAGTCCTGAACAGAGCCTTGATAAAGTTCATGTTTGATGACCCGTCTTTTAGATTGGGCGATATTATGGTAGCCAGTAAAACCGACCCCGGAAATTTGAATCTGAATACACGCAATTTCAGTTTGCTCGGTGATCCTGCATTACGATTACATTATCCTAAATTCAGTATAGAAGCTACACAAATAAATGCCCAGCCTATAATTGCATTAAACGACACTTTAAGCTCGTTGGAGAAGGTAACAATAGCAGGAAGAATTGTCAAGGGTGGACAGGTTCAATCTGATTTTAATGGGTTTTTGTATCCTACAGTTTATGATAAAGCTTCAAGCATAACCATGTTGCGCAATGATTTATCAAGCCCTAACATAACTTTTAAGCTACAGAAAAATGTTTTATATAAAGGAAAAGCCACAGTAAAAAATGGTGAATGGTCTTTTACTTTTATAGTTCCTAAAGATATTTCCTATCAGTTTGGGTTTGGGAAATTAAGTTTTTATGCTGAAAATGGCGTTGAAGATGGTGCAGGATATTTCGATAGCATAGTTGTTGGAGGGTCTTCGGCCAATATTATTTCCGAAACAGACGGGCCAGAAATAAAATTATATCTTAATGATGAACGCTTTGCTTTTGGTGGTACTACCAATGAAAAGCCAACTATTGTATGCTTGCTCTCAGACTCCACTGGAATCAATACAGTTGGCAATGGAGTTGGGCATGACATCACTGCAATGATTGACGGCAAGGTTGACCCCGTTTATGTGCTTAATGATTATTATGAAGCAGACCTAGACAGTTATTCCAGTGGAAGAGTGGCCTATCCACTTTCAAAGCTTTCTGAAGGAAGGCATACGCTTAAAGTAAAGGCCTGGGATATTCTCAACAATTCAAGTGAGTCTTACACAGAGTTCGTTGTGGCTTCTGATGCATCATTAGCACTAAAGCATGTATTAAACTACCCTAATCCGTTTACCACACACACACAGTTTTCATTTGAATATAACAAGCCTTGTGAAGATTTAGATGTTCAGGTTCAGATTTTTACCATTTCAGGTAAACTGGTTAAAACCATTTCTAAGAAGATAATTACTCCGGGTACAAGAATTGATGATTTAACATGGGATGGTAGAGATGATTTTGGCGACAGAATTGGCCGTGGAGTATATATTTACAGAGTAAAACTAAACACTGCTGATGAGTCGGCTTCTGAAACACAAAAACTGGTGATTCTCAAATAG
- the murF gene encoding UDP-N-acetylmuramoyl-tripeptide--D-alanyl-D-alanine ligase has translation MIAHLHSLFLNSTGVCTDTRKLCKGNIYFALKGPSFNGNIFATQAIQQGAIAAIVDDSTINGENIYLVENVLTTLQQLASFHRQVLKIPVIGLTGSNGKTTTKELISRVLGSSYNVLFTEGNLNNHIGVPLTLLRLKNEHQIAVIEMGANHQGEIHELSKIAMPNFGLITNIGKAHLEGFGGIDGVIKGKTELYRHLMENDGIIFCRKNNELLTNNLHNYQKVIFYSTQPDTCIYGELSTPASVVKFNWFENQNKIAEITTHLTGDYNLENLLAAICIGRYFNVTSDKIKTAIEGYIPENQRSQIEISGSNTIIIDAYNANPSSMEAALKNLSENYEGNKVIILGEMLELGKDANTEHQHIVDLLSNMEKDLLILVGENFLHTTLNDHALRFKTAEDACNYLQNHAINESTILVKGSRGSKMEKVLDGIRNNN, from the coding sequence ATGATAGCACATTTACATAGTTTATTCCTGAACTCAACAGGCGTTTGTACAGATACAAGGAAACTTTGCAAAGGAAATATCTATTTTGCATTAAAGGGACCTTCTTTTAATGGGAACATATTTGCAACACAAGCAATACAGCAGGGTGCCATTGCAGCAATTGTGGATGACTCCACAATAAATGGTGAGAACATTTATTTGGTCGAAAATGTACTAACAACTTTGCAACAATTAGCCTCCTTTCACAGGCAAGTTTTGAAAATACCGGTTATTGGCTTAACTGGAAGTAATGGAAAAACTACAACCAAAGAATTAATAAGCCGTGTACTTGGTTCGTCATATAACGTTCTATTTACCGAAGGTAATCTCAATAATCACATTGGTGTTCCGCTAACATTATTGCGATTAAAAAATGAACATCAAATTGCAGTAATTGAAATGGGAGCTAACCATCAGGGAGAAATTCATGAGCTGTCAAAGATTGCAATGCCTAACTTCGGACTCATCACAAACATCGGCAAAGCTCATCTCGAAGGATTTGGAGGTATTGATGGAGTTATTAAAGGAAAAACCGAATTGTACAGACACCTGATGGAAAATGACGGTATAATTTTCTGCCGTAAAAACAATGAACTACTGACAAACAACCTCCATAATTATCAAAAAGTAATTTTCTACAGTACGCAACCGGACACCTGCATCTATGGCGAGCTTTCTACTCCAGCATCTGTGGTTAAATTTAATTGGTTCGAGAATCAAAATAAGATTGCAGAAATAACAACTCACCTTACCGGTGACTACAATCTTGAAAACCTTTTAGCTGCAATATGCATTGGCCGATATTTTAATGTTACATCTGACAAAATTAAGACAGCAATTGAAGGTTACATCCCGGAAAATCAACGTTCGCAAATAGAGATTTCAGGAAGTAATACCATTATCATTGATGCATATAATGCCAATCCTTCCAGTATGGAAGCCGCATTAAAAAATCTTTCAGAAAATTATGAGGGCAATAAAGTAATTATTCTTGGAGAGATGCTTGAACTTGGAAAGGATGCAAATACAGAACATCAACATATTGTTGACTTATTGAGCAATATGGAAAAAGACTTACTGATTTTAGTAGGTGAAAATTTCCTGCACACTACACTCAATGATCATGCACTGCGGTTTAAAACAGCCGAAGATGCTTGCAACTATTTACAAAATCATGCTATTAATGAAAGTACAATTTTAGTTAAAGGCAGTCGCGGTTCTAAAATGGAAAAAGTGCTTGATGGCATCCGCAATAACAACTGA
- a CDS encoding SUMF1/EgtB/PvdO family nonheme iron enzyme encodes MNLRKNAKTLAFVALAVMATNACKQKEKSSTTGWKYNDEKNGGFEVTPYTEQETGPGLILVEGGTFAMGRTEQEIPYDWDNIPRRVTVSSFYMDETEIANVHYLEYLYWLDRVYGTDYPEVYKKALPDTLVWRSKLGYNEPMVELYLRHPAYQRYPVVGVNWLQANDFASWRTDRVNEQILVREGILRVNPAQVNEDNFNTDAYLAGQYEGLVKSKLEDLNPNRDERNVRMEDGILLPRYELPTEAEWEYAALGLIGNTVYERVTDRKIYPWNGHVVRNSSEKYKGEMLANFKRGRGDMMGTAGALNDNADRPAPVFSYLPNDYGLYNMAGNVSEWVKDVYRPLSPEDMDDFNPYRGNVFVTPLLDEEGQYAEKDSLGRMVWREVDEKENESRRNYTKADYINDIDGDEPDNIEYKMGGTTMIDDNAHVIKGGSWKDRAYWMSPGTRRFLDQQQSTDWIGFRCSMVRVGSPVGFNQKASKKG; translated from the coding sequence ATGAATCTCCGTAAAAATGCAAAAACCCTTGCCTTCGTTGCACTAGCAGTGATGGCAACAAATGCTTGCAAGCAAAAAGAGAAATCTTCAACCACAGGATGGAAGTATAATGATGAAAAGAATGGCGGATTTGAAGTTACTCCATATACTGAACAGGAAACAGGTCCAGGCTTAATTCTTGTTGAAGGCGGAACATTTGCTATGGGCCGTACAGAACAAGAAATTCCTTATGACTGGGATAATATTCCGCGCAGAGTAACTGTTTCATCTTTTTACATGGACGAAACTGAAATAGCCAATGTACATTATTTAGAGTATCTCTATTGGTTGGATCGCGTTTATGGCACTGACTATCCTGAGGTTTATAAAAAAGCATTACCTGACACTTTAGTTTGGAGAAGTAAATTAGGTTATAACGAACCAATGGTTGAGTTATATTTACGTCACCCTGCTTATCAGCGCTATCCTGTTGTTGGTGTAAATTGGTTACAAGCCAATGATTTTGCCAGCTGGCGTACCGACCGTGTAAATGAACAAATCTTAGTTCGCGAAGGAATATTACGTGTTAACCCTGCACAGGTAAACGAAGATAACTTTAATACTGATGCTTATCTTGCCGGGCAATACGAAGGTTTGGTAAAAAGTAAACTTGAGGATTTGAACCCAAATCGTGATGAACGTAATGTTCGTATGGAAGATGGCATTCTATTGCCACGCTACGAACTTCCAACAGAAGCAGAATGGGAATATGCCGCATTGGGCTTAATTGGAAATACCGTTTATGAACGTGTTACCGACAGAAAAATTTACCCTTGGAATGGTCACGTAGTGAGAAACTCTTCTGAAAAATATAAAGGTGAAATGCTTGCGAACTTTAAGAGAGGTCGTGGTGACATGATGGGAACAGCTGGTGCATTAAATGACAATGCAGACCGTCCTGCCCCGGTATTTTCTTACTTGCCAAATGACTATGGTTTATATAATATGGCAGGTAACGTTTCTGAGTGGGTTAAAGATGTTTATCGCCCATTATCTCCTGAAGACATGGATGACTTTAATCCATATAGAGGTAACGTATTTGTAACACCGCTTCTTGATGAAGAAGGTCAATATGCTGAAAAGGATAGTCTTGGCCGAATGGTATGGCGCGAAGTAGATGAAAAAGAAAATGAATCACGTAGAAATTATACTAAAGCTGATTACATTAACGATATTGATGGTGATGAGCCTGATAATATTGAATATAAAATGGGTGGCACAACAATGATTGATGACAATGCCCACGTAATTAAAGGAGGTTCCTGGAAAGATCGTGCATATTGGATGTCGCCAGGTACAAGAAGATTCTTAGATCAACAACAATCTACTGATTGGATTGGTTTCCGTTGTTCAATGGTACGTGTAGGCAGCCCTGTTGGTTTTAATCAAAAAGCATCTAAGAAAGGATAA